The DNA window CCAGCGGTGTTTTCGCTCCGGCCTGATAATTGAGGCCGCTTCTGTTGAAGGAACCGGTGGCCACATAGCCGGAAAAAAAACTGCCGATGATGTTGGAAAGGCCCTGGCCGATGAATTCCTGGTTGGCGTCAAGATCCTGGCCGGACTTGTCCGCCAGGGCACGGGCGATGGATATGGCCTCGGTAAGGGCGAAAAGGGTTGTCGCCAGGGCCGCCGGCGCGAGCATCCGGATGGTGTCAAGGGTCAGATGCGGAGCGGACAGGGGCGGCAGGGAAGAGGGCAGGGCGCCGACCGAGGCGATGTGCGTCACTTCGTCGCCCATCATGCGGGACAGAAAAAAAGCAAACAGGCTGCCCACCAGCATGGAAACGATCATATAGGGAAATTGGGGACGGAATCTTTTGATGAGCAGTCCGGCAAGCATGGTCATCAGCCCGACACCGGCGGCGTATGGATTGATGTCCCGCCAGCCGGCAAGGATGGCAAAAATTGTTTCCAGGAAATTTCCGCCCCTGGGCAGCGCCAGTCCGAAAAAATGCTTGAGCTGGCTGGTTGCAATGAGAATGGCGGCGCCTGCGGTAAAGCCGACCACCACGGAATGGGAGATGAAATTGACCAGGGTGCCGAAGCGGACCAGGCCCATGCTGAGCTGGATGACGCCGACCATGATGGTAAGCGTCAGGGCCAGTTTGACGTACTCGGCGCTGCCGGGTGTGGCATGTTCACTCAACACGGAAAAGATGACGATGGAGGCGGCGGTGGTGGGGCCGGAAACCAGATGCCGGGATGAGCCGAAAAGCGCGGCAACGATGGCGGGGATCATGCCGGCGTAAAGCCCGTATTCCGGCGGCATGCCGGCGATGGTGGCAAAGGCGACCCCCTGGGGCAGGGCAACGACGGCGCCGGTAATGCCCGCGGTCAGATCGCAGCGAAAGGTCTTGCCGGTAACCAGCGGCCACCAGGAGACAAAAGGAAACAATGCTGCAATCCAGTTCCGCTGATTCATGGCGTTTTTCTCCTTTTTTGCCGTAGAGCGCAGCCGATACAAGTCGTGGCGCGCAACCGGCCTGGAATGACTTGCCGAATCTTCTCCTGTCATGATTATTGCGCCCTTGTTCGGCAATGCCAAGTTTTTTCTTTTGTTACTCGATAAATGTTCCCCGGCGATCCTCTCTTGCCCATCATGGGCGGAACCGTGTCTCCCTCACGAGGGGGTGAACTGAATCGGCTGCGCGCTCCGGACATTGCACCCCGCGTGCGGTCGGTTTGCCTGTCAATTACCAGGTTCTTGTCGCAGACAAAAAACAAGGATGTTGTTTGACAGGGAAACATCAAGTTTATTATGGTGAAACAGCAGGCACTTTTGTTGACGTCCTGCATGCAGGGAAGAAGGAGCTTGTCCGCTGCGGGCAATCCATCGATCCTGGTTTTCAGTGCACTGCTCAGGAGGATAACGCACGGTTATGGATACCAAATTCTTTTTTATCATCGCGGCAGTCGCCCTGATCTTTACGCTCGAAGGCGTGTTTCCCCACTATCGGAACCGCACGGCCAGGGTGAAACACGCCCTTCCCCACTTCATGACAGCGATCATGAACGGCCTTCTGACAAGGTTTCTTCTGGCGGGGCTGACGATGGCGGCAATCGCCTGGGCGGAAACGAAATCCCTGGGGCTTGCCCACGTCCTGCCGCTTCCTGCTGTGGCGAAACTCATTATTGTCTTCGTGCTCTTCGATATATGGATGTACTGGTGGCATCTGGCCAACCACCATATCGGATTTTTGTGGCGGTTCCACCGGGCCCACCATTCGGACACCGAGATGGATACGACCACGGCGCTTCGCTTTCATCCCGGCGAACTCCTCCTTTCCACGTTTTTTCGACTGCCCGTCCTCATCCTGATCGGCATGAGCTTTTCCCAACTGCTCCTGTTCGAGGTTTTACTGAATGTCTCCACCCTGTTCCACCACAGCAACCTGGCAGTGCCGGAGAAATGGGACCGCCTGCTGCGCACGGTCATTGTGACGCCGAACATGCACCGTGTGCACCACTCGGTGGAAATGGCCGAGACGAACTCGAACTTCACCAGCCTTCTGTCCGTCTGGGACCGATTGTTCCGGTCCTTCCGGACAAGGGAAGACACGCATGCCGTCACGATGGGGTTGGAGTCCTACAGGGAAACAAGGTACCAGCGGCTGTGGGGATTTCTGATAACGCCGTTTCTGTGATGCCCGCGGCCCGAAGAGTCCCTTGTTGCACCATGAACCGGACCGCCTTGCCGTTGTCGTTGAAAGCGTCCCCGGGGAGGTCGGGGAAAAGCGGGGGGAATCCGCGAAAAGGAGGCATGGATGACGAAAGCGAAGTTTTTCGGATATCTGCAGACCGGCCAGCGCACATGTCACGACACGTCAGGTAACGAGATTGCCTGTGCCGGAAGCGGGCAGGATGGAGAATTCAGCAAAGGCGCCCCCTGGCCGACGCCGCGATTTGAGCCGAAGGCCGAGACGGCGCTGGATCGCCTGACAGGTCTCACCTGGACCCTGAACGCAAACCTTGCCGAATTTCCCATGGCCTGGCAGGCGGCGCTTGACTTTGTCGCGGAAATGAATCGGGAGAGTGCCTTTGGTTTCTCCGGCTGGCGGCTGCCCAATCGGCGCGAACTTCGCAGTCTGGTCAGCCATCAAGCAAAAAAACCCGCCCTGCCGGAAGACCACCCGTTTCAAAACGTTTTTCTTGGGTGGTATTGGACGTCCACGACCGCGGCGATCAATACCGCTTACGCCTGGTATGTGCACATGGAAGGCGCGCGGATGTTTTACGGCGCTAAAGAGCAGTTCTGTCTGCTCTGGCCGGTCCGCGGCCAAGGATATGCCGTGTTGCCCGCCACCGGACAGACAGCGTGTTACGATACGGCCGGCCGGCTGCTTCCCTGCGCGGGTACGGGGCAGGACGGAGAACTCCGATCCGGGCGGGCATGGCCGCTGCCTCGTTTTGAGGTTCTGGGAGCTGCCGTCATCGATCATCTGACAAATCTCTGCTGGCTGAGGAATGCCGATCTCACCGGCAGGCCGGTATCATGGAGCGACGCATTGGCGGCGGTGAAGGATTTCAATCGGAAGTGCGGGGAAAATTGCTGGCGGCTGCCCACCATCAACGAACTTGAATCCCTGGTGGATTGCAGCAGGCATGGACCCGCCTTGCCCGCCGGGCATCCCTTTCAACTGGTGCGGGAAGGATACTGGTCGTCCACCTCGAGCATGTTCGAGCCGGACTGGGCATGGGCGCTCTATTTCGTCAAAGGGGCGGTGGGGGTCGGATACAAACAGGGGGCTCATTTCTCCGTATGGGCGGTTTGTGACTGTCCGCGAACACTGGGGTGATCCGCCTTGCCGACGGTGAACCAGCTTTTTTTCACCCCTCATCTTCATTTTTCTCCTCCATCAATTTTCCTCGGTTTTTCGGCGGATGGCCTGGAGCCACACTCCTGCCGTCCCCCGTTATCTGCTCACTCTTCAGTCAGGGCGGCCGGTTTGATGGTCTGCGGGCCGAAGCGTTCGTTGATCCGGTCAAGGGCGCTGTTCAACGCCCGGCGTTCGGTCCTGCCGTTGCCGTCGAAGAGGTTGAGCTGGGCGGGCAGGGTGTCGTTTGTCAGGTTGCCTGCAATGATTCCCACCAGTCGCAACGGCTTGCGGCCGGCCATGGTCTTGGGCAGCAGGTCAATGACCGCCTGGTAAAGCTGCTTCGCGTCGTTGGTTGGATGATGCAGCGTAACGGCCCGGCTTATTGCGGAAAAATCAAAATATTTGATTTTCAGGGTAACGGTGCGGCTGCTGCAATGATGGCGGCGCAGTCGTTCCGCCACCCTGGTGGCCAGCCGCAGCAGTTCCTTTCTGATTGCAATCATGTCCGTCATGTCGGCGGCAAAGGTTTCCTCGTTGCCGATGGACTTGGTTTCATGCTCCGTTTCCACCCGGCGATTGTCAATTCCCCTGGCGCAGAAGTACATGTGGCGGCCCTGTTTGCCGAATTTTCTTTCCAGGAAATCAAGGGAGAAGCGGGTGAGATCCCCGATGGTTCTTACCCCGAGCAGTTCCAGGGCGGGCAGCGTTTTTTTGCCCACGCCCCACAGGCACTTAATGGCGAGCGGGGCAAGAAACCGCTCTTCCTCGCCATGGGGGACGATGGTCAGTCCGTCCGGTTTGTCCCGGTCAGAGGCGATTTTGGCGACAAGTTTGCTGCCGGCGATCCCGGCGGAAACGGTCAGCCCGATTTCTTCCCGGACCCGGGCGCGGATCATTTCGGCAATCCGCGCAGGGGAACCGAAAAGGCGGTGGCAGCCGGTAACGTCAAGAAATGCCTCATCCACCGAGATCTGCTCCACCTTGGGCGAATAGTCGTGGAAGATATCCATGATCCGTTCCGACACCTCCTGGTAGCGGCCCATGCGCACCGGCAGGAAGATCCCCTGCGGGCAGCGTTTGCGGGCAATGGCCACGGCAAGCGCCGAATGAACGCCGTAAGCCCGCGCTTCATAGGAAGCGGCACACACCACGCTGCGGTCTGAGGCGCCGCCGACGATAACGGGCTTGCCGGCAAGTTCGGGGTTGTCCATAACCTCCACGGAAGCGTAAAAGGCGTCCATGTCAAGATGGATGATGTCGCGTTTCATGGAATGGGGAAAAGATATTTTGGGGGATGCCTCTGGGTGCGTCCCCATGGTGACGGCCGGTAAAGTTTTTTTTGCATCTGCCGAAAAGTAGGTTGAAGGCTTTTAAAAAAGGCCGGTTTTCAACGACGATTACCGCCGTAACAGCCATGGAGGAAGAAAAATGCCGAACCAAAACATGGAAATACTGGTTGTCGATGATGTTTCCTCCCTGCGGACCATCATGAGGGTGCTCCTGCGGAAAATGGGTTACGACCGGGTCAGCGAAGCGGCCAACGGCAGCGACGCGTTTGAAATTCTCCGGAAGAAAAAAATCGATCTCATCATCTCCGACTGGAATATGCCGGAGATGAACGGCTATGAATTGTTGAAGTCCGTGCGTGAAGACAGCGACCTCAGTGATATTCCTTTTATCATGATCACCGCGGAGACATGCGGCAGCAAGGTCGCCATGGCCCTGCAGCTCAAGGTGAATCAGTTTATTCTGAAACCGTTTTCTCTCCAGGTGCTGGAGGAAAAAATCAACATGGTTGTTCATTAGCGCAGGTGCGGGAACCTGCCGCTTTTCTGCCGCTGTCAGGGCAGCGGCTCGGTCGTGTAGGCGATATTGGCCTCGTCCGATGAAAAGCCGGGCAGCTCCTTGCCGGCCTTTACGTCCTCCACCCAGTTCGGGTTCAGCAGTATCGACTTGCCGCTTAAAGCGATGTCCGCATCCAGCAGGGCCTCTTCCGCTGTTTTCCGGTCATGGATCTTGCCGCAGATCATCAGGGGCAGTTTTGTCATCTCCCGGGTGAGCCGGGCCATGGTGTGTTCCGTGCCGAAAGCCCTGTCGCTGAAATTATAGGTGGAGACCGAGACGGCATCGACCCCGGCGGCGTCTATCATGGCGATCATTTCCTGCCACTCGTGCCTGTCCGCAAAAAGCGAAACATCCATGTCGGCGATTCCCCAGTTGGAGATGCGGAAGGTGAGAATGATTTCTTCCGGCACCGCCGCCTTGACCGCCGCGATCACCTCCCCGGCAAAACGGAAGCGGTTGGCCGCACTGCCGCCGTAACCGTCTGTTCGCTTGTTGGAGTAGGAAGAAAGAAACTGGTTGATGAGATAGCCGTGCGCCCCGTGGATTTCGATGGCGGAAAAACCGGCGGCCACCGCACCTTTGGCCGTCTCGACAAAACCATTGACGGCGTGGTCGATGTCAAAGCGGCTCATTTCGTCCGGCACCGGGTAGGGGGCGCCGGTCAGCGGGTTCTGCTGACTGGGGGCAACCGGGCTCGGCGCGATGACCCGGCCCGCCGGATTGACCTCGTTCCAGCTCATGCGGCCGCAGTGAAACATCTGCATCACCGCGAGCGCCCCGTGCCGGTGAATCGCTTCGGTTACCGGGCGCCAGGCGGCGATCTGCCGCTCGGTGAGCAGCCGCGCCTGTCCCGGATAGCCCTGGGCGCTTTCATAATCGGTGACAATCGCCTCGGTAAACACTAGGCCTGCGCCGTTGGCCGCGCGGCGCACCAGGAAATCAAGCACATCCTGGCGGGGAATGGCGTCTTTGACCGATGACATGCGGGTCATCGGCGCTACGCCGAGCCGGTTTTTCAGGGTGAAGTTCTTCAGGGTGAAGGGGGTAAAGGTTTTTCCCGTGTCCGTGCTCATGATTTTTCCTCCTGATTGGGCAAGGTTGTTTGTTTTGACGGGAATGGCAGTTTTTCCCATTCGTCAACCAGCCATTTTTCCACCTCGGCGGGCGGCGGCATGCGGCCCGCGCATTTGATCCCGCCGTTGATGATGAGCGCCGGCGTGGTGATGACCCCATGACGCCATATCTCATCAAGATCGTGGATCTGCTCGATGTCCGCGGCAATGTCCAGCCGCTGCATGATATCGAAAATCATGGTGTTGAGTTTGTTGCAGCTGACGCAGCCGGGGCCAAGGATTTTGATGGTGAGCTGCTGCCGGTTTTGCTCCTTGCCGCCTGAAGCCCGTTCAAACTCCGCACGCAGGGCGTTTTTGTAAAGATCAACGGCAACGGGCGGCACGTAGTTTTCCCGGCTTATTGATTCAAAAAGAAATTCAACCGCCTCGTCAATCTGGATTCCCATGGTGAGAGCCTGCTGCATTGCCTGATCAAGACCGATCAGCCCAATGGTGGCCCGGCCGATTTGTATTTTTTTTTGCATGATTGGCTGTTTAATTAAAAAGTTTGAGTTGTTTCCCCTGGGGTTTGTTTCGTTTTGGGCCGTTCTCTTTCGTTATTTCCACCAGTTCCGACGGAATTTCAGCAAGAAACGGCGATGGTTTCTCCTCGCCTGAACAGGAAAGGAGCAGCCGGTCTTTCGCCCTGGTCATGCCGACATAAAAAAGTCGCCGTTCCTCTTCCGGGTCGCAGCCCGGCATGCGGCAAGGCAGCAGGCCGTCGTTGACTCCGGTAATAAACACCACCGGAAACTCCAGACCCTTGGCCCCGTGCAGGGTCAGCAGCGACACCGCCTCGGCCCGGTCGTCATAGATGGTTGCCGCCCTGTTTTCGGCAAGATGACGGGCGTATGAGGCAAGATCATTGAAAGCGCCTGCCAGCCGGAGAAAGCGCTGGGCATTGGCGGCAGCGGGATCGCGCCGGAAAAGGGAAAAAAGCGGCTGATAGGCACGGGCAAGGGAGGCGGGCGCCGTATCATGAAAAACCTTTGTCGCCTGTCGCAGGGTGTCCAGTATTGTCGCCTGTCCGGCGCCAAGGGGCAGGGACTGCATGCTGCTGAAGAAATCCGGGCCGGTAAGGGGGAGCTCCTTTTCCAGCCGCGCCAGGGCCACGGGGCCTATTCCCGGCATTTCCCGGCAGAGGGCCAGGGCGTCCACCGGGGTGGCGATGCCTGCCGCAACCAGTGTGGCAAGGGCAAGGGGGAGAATGTCCTTTCCCATGAAAAAGGGGCGCGCGCCCACCAGTTGAAACGGAATGCCCCGGCGTTCCAGGGCCTCGGCCAGGGATTCGGCCTGGCGGGAGAGGCGGTAAAGAACGCCGATGTCACGGAAGGTGTACCGGCGTTCCTCGCCGCTGGAGCGGCCGGAATTAATGGAAAAGCTTGAGATGCCGCCCAGGAGTTTTTCGATCTGCCTGACCACGTGTTCGGCTTCCGCCCGCCCGCTTGGCGCGGTAAAAAGGGAGATGCGGCCCGCGGTAGGGCGTTCCGCCGTTATCTTTACGTCGCTGCGGACCCGGTTATGGCGGATCAGATCGCTTGCCGCGGCAAGAATAACAGGTGCGGAACGGTAATTGCGGTCAAGGGCCAGACATTCTGTTCCCGGTTCCTCGGCAAAACGGAGGAAGAAGGTCAGGTCGCTGCCCCGGAAGCCGTAAATGGACTGGTTGGCGTCGCCGATGACAAAGAGGGAGGCGGACCGGCCCAGCAGGGAAACCAGGGTGAACTGGCTCCGGTTGACATCCTGGAATTCATCAACAAAGAGATGGCGCACCCGGTCCCGCACCAGCTCCGCAAAATCGGCATCGTTTTGCAGTTTCTCGACAAAGACGGCAATGATCATCTCCAGGTCGACGGCCTTGATATTTTTCAGTTCCGCGAGATACGGGGTGACGAGTGGTACGTTTTCCGGCAGCGGCGGAAAGGCGCGAATAGCCTGAATGATTTTTTTTCGTTCCCCTGGTGTTGCCCCGGCATAAAGGCGTTTGACCAGCAGTTCGCGATCGTCGTCGCCGATGACCGCCAGATCCGGAGTTTCCCGCTGCAGCCAGTCGAGACAGAAGCGGTGGAAGGTGCCGACAAAGACCCGTTCCGATCCCTCACCCGCTTTTTGCAGCAGGCGGTCCTTGACCTCATCCGCCGCCCGGTTGGTAAAGGTGATGGCGGCAATGTGCCCGGGGTCGATTTTTCGTACCGTCAGCAAATGAGCCAGGCGGGCAACCAGGGTGTGGGTCTTGCCGGTGCCGGGTCCGGCGGACACCAGAATGCGGCGGGCACTGCTGCTGACCGCCTGCTGCTGCTTCGTGTTGGCGGCGGCCGGAGCGGCCGGTAATGCCGGTTCGCGGTCGCGATGCGGAGCGCTGTTCGGCACGGCGTTTTTTGGTTTTTTTCCGGCTTGCGGCGGCTGATCGGCAAAGAGGGCGGCCTGGCCGCGCAAACGTTCGATCTCGCCCTCGGCAAAGGCGTGGATGACCCCGAACTCGCCGTCAAAGCCCGCCCGGCGGATCACCCTGCGCGTGCGTATCCTGGCAACCGCTTCAGCCAGCAGGGGCGAAAAGGCATTGATTTCTTCAGGCGGGGCATGGAGAAAGAGGTTGAATTCCGAGCCGAAGCGGTTGACCGTTTTCCGGTACTGCTCCATGACCCCCTTGCCGGCAGGGCCTTTGCCCATGATCTCGCCGATCACTTCGGGCAATGGGATGAGGCTTTGAAATGTCGGGCCGTTTTCCGGATAAAAGGGAGTGTCCCGGTCGGCCAGGTCCATCACACGGTGGAAGACGCCGACAGTGAGCGGCTTGCCGCAGACCGGGCATATCCCCCGGCAGCCCCTGGTCTCGTTGGGCTCCATGACGACATTGCACTTGCGGTGGCCGTCCAGATGGTATTTGCCCTCTTCCGGGAAAAATTCCATGGTGCCGAGAAAGCCCAGGGATGGCTTTTGCAGGGCCTTTTTCAGGGAGAAGAAATCGAGTTCGCAGTCAAAGAGGTTGACCTCCCGGCCCAGCTTCCCAGGGGAGTGGCAGTCGGAATTGGAGATCAGGGTGTAGCGGTCCAGGGCCGAGACCAGCCGGTTCATGTCCGGGTCCGACGACAGGCCGGTCTCCAGCGCAAAAATATGGGGGGTGAGATCGCCGAAACATTCCTCGATGGAGTCAAAACCTGATTTTGAGCCGAACAGGGAAAACCAGGGGGTCCAGATATGGGCCGGCACCAGGAATCCCTCTTCCATCTCCTCGAGCTGGATTTCCAGCAGGTTCCGGGAGTCAAGGCCTAAAATGGGGCGGCCGTCGGACTCGATGTTGCCGATGGCGGCCAGCCGCCGGTTGATCCGTTCGGCGGCTTCGAGATCCGGGGCAAAGAGGATGTTGTGCACCTTGCGCACCCGGTCGTGCCGTTTGTAGATGGAGCTTATTTCCGCGGTCAGGATGAAGCGCACCGGGATGTCCTCGGGGGCAACGCCGGGCAACGCCGGGGCGTTTTTTTCATCGCGCAGCTTGAACAGGCCGGGCTCGGCCGGGATAAGCTGCTCCTTTAACTGCTGAAACCAGCCGGGATGGGTAAAGTCGCCGGTGCCGATAAGGTGGATGCCCTTGACCCGCGCCCAGGCGGAAAGACCGGCAACCGTGCTTTCCTTGCTGGTGGCCCGGGAAAAGGGAGAATGGATATGGAGGTCGGCGAGAAATTTCATGGATTGTTTTTTTGCGGCGCCATCTTTTTTTGACATTCGTCGGAAGCGGAATTAAGGTATCGACTTACTATAAGGACCACGATGCAAAGTTCCAAGGAGAAAATTTTGTCATGAACCTTGAACTCGGAATGCGGGACTCAATACCCTGAACCCAAAATATGAAGGATGCAATCATGTCGGA is part of the Desulfobulbaceae bacterium DB1 genome and encodes:
- a CDS encoding sodium-independent anion transporter; the protein is MNQRNWIAALFPFVSWWPLVTGKTFRCDLTAGITGAVVALPQGVAFATIAGMPPEYGLYAGMIPAIVAALFGSSRHLVSGPTTAASIVIFSVLSEHATPGSAEYVKLALTLTIMVGVIQLSMGLVRFGTLVNFISHSVVVGFTAGAAILIATSQLKHFFGLALPRGGNFLETIFAILAGWRDINPYAAGVGLMTMLAGLLIKRFRPQFPYMIVSMLVGSLFAFFLSRMMGDEVTHIASVGALPSSLPPLSAPHLTLDTIRMLAPAALATTLFALTEAISIARALADKSGQDLDANQEFIGQGLSNIIGSFFSGYVATGSFNRSGLNYQAGAKTPLAAVFAGGLLIVLVVLVAPLARYLPNSAMAGILFLVAWGLIDFHHIKKILRASRYESLILGTTFFSTLFLELEFAIFLGVMLSMVLYLRRTSQPRLRVRVPDPRQAGRPFVTDPGLPECPQLKIVRIDHSLYFGAVNHVRETLNTLLRENPGQKHLLIVASGINLIDMAGAEFLVRLAEERRAAGGRLYIYHINEGVCDHFRLVDELVKIGVENLYEKKADAIADIFRRLDKNICARCTARIFLECRSVPQIKETRDDSA
- a CDS encoding response regulator, which codes for MPNQNMEILVVDDVSSLRTIMRVLLRKMGYDRVSEAANGSDAFEILRKKKIDLIISDWNMPEMNGYELLKSVREDSDLSDIPFIMITAETCGSKVAMALQLKVNQFILKPFSLQVLEEKINMVVH
- a CDS encoding NADH-dependent flavin oxidoreductase, which translates into the protein MSTDTGKTFTPFTLKNFTLKNRLGVAPMTRMSSVKDAIPRQDVLDFLVRRAANGAGLVFTEAIVTDYESAQGYPGQARLLTERQIAAWRPVTEAIHRHGALAVMQMFHCGRMSWNEVNPAGRVIAPSPVAPSQQNPLTGAPYPVPDEMSRFDIDHAVNGFVETAKGAVAAGFSAIEIHGAHGYLINQFLSSYSNKRTDGYGGSAANRFRFAGEVIAAVKAAVPEEIILTFRISNWGIADMDVSLFADRHEWQEMIAMIDAAGVDAVSVSTYNFSDRAFGTEHTMARLTREMTKLPLMICGKIHDRKTAEEALLDADIALSGKSILLNPNWVEDVKAGKELPGFSSDEANIAYTTEPLP
- a CDS encoding DNA helicase II, with protein sequence MKFLADLHIHSPFSRATSKESTVAGLSAWARVKGIHLIGTGDFTHPGWFQQLKEQLIPAEPGLFKLRDEKNAPALPGVAPEDIPVRFILTAEISSIYKRHDRVRKVHNILFAPDLEAAERINRRLAAIGNIESDGRPILGLDSRNLLEIQLEEMEEGFLVPAHIWTPWFSLFGSKSGFDSIEECFGDLTPHIFALETGLSSDPDMNRLVSALDRYTLISNSDCHSPGKLGREVNLFDCELDFFSLKKALQKPSLGFLGTMEFFPEEGKYHLDGHRKCNVVMEPNETRGCRGICPVCGKPLTVGVFHRVMDLADRDTPFYPENGPTFQSLIPLPEVIGEIMGKGPAGKGVMEQYRKTVNRFGSEFNLFLHAPPEEINAFSPLLAEAVARIRTRRVIRRAGFDGEFGVIHAFAEGEIERLRGQAALFADQPPQAGKKPKNAVPNSAPHRDREPALPAAPAAANTKQQQAVSSSARRILVSAGPGTGKTHTLVARLAHLLTVRKIDPGHIAAITFTNRAADEVKDRLLQKAGEGSERVFVGTFHRFCLDWLQRETPDLAVIGDDDRELLVKRLYAGATPGERKKIIQAIRAFPPLPENVPLVTPYLAELKNIKAVDLEMIIAVFVEKLQNDADFAELVRDRVRHLFVDEFQDVNRSQFTLVSLLGRSASLFVIGDANQSIYGFRGSDLTFFLRFAEEPGTECLALDRNYRSAPVILAAASDLIRHNRVRSDVKITAERPTAGRISLFTAPSGRAEAEHVVRQIEKLLGGISSFSINSGRSSGEERRYTFRDIGVLYRLSRQAESLAEALERRGIPFQLVGARPFFMGKDILPLALATLVAAGIATPVDALALCREMPGIGPVALARLEKELPLTGPDFFSSMQSLPLGAGQATILDTLRQATKVFHDTAPASLARAYQPLFSLFRRDPAAANAQRFLRLAGAFNDLASYARHLAENRAATIYDDRAEAVSLLTLHGAKGLEFPVVFITGVNDGLLPCRMPGCDPEEERRLFYVGMTRAKDRLLLSCSGEEKPSPFLAEIPSELVEITKENGPKRNKPQGKQLKLFN